Proteins encoded by one window of Nasonia vitripennis strain AsymCx chromosome 5, Nvit_psr_1.1, whole genome shotgun sequence:
- the LOC100120041 gene encoding alpha-(1,3)-fucosyltransferase C has translation MARTRCFFGAFALSIGLCLCTLAYVWPRTVSTLAAFAFAGAGVPAGYKSILYWNTFFGDESFYMGEGYVARHCPRYNNCYATHSRSLQNVEDFDAVIFHGINNQLDVMDVPAQRRPEQRYVFVALESPANRYISDEFDGWFNLTMTYQLDSDVVWTYADVVAREVADSQRSQAEDARLSKLIRGKRKLAVWYRSNCETRSRRESYVEELERYVPVAKYGQCSEEPGCPKNQDCFKSDVEPNYFFYLSFENSLCKDYVTEKFFNALKYNVVPVVYGGANYSRFAPPKSYIDALDFETPKDLAEYLVRLSRNETEYKSYFDWKRLYGLSRPTKRVVCDLCELLNAEQWRKKYTISKWYSIESCPLQRLLSKQISSGGPDYASKKTLSFTDFH, from the exons aTGGCTAGGACGCGCTGCTTCTTCGGGGCGTTCGCGCTCTCGATCGGCCTGTGCCTCTGCACGCTGGCCTACGTCTGGCCGCGGACCGTGAGCACGCTCGCGGCGTTCGCGTTCGCGGGCGCGGGCGTCCCGGCTGGCTACAAGAGCATACTCTACTGGAACACCTTCTTCGGCGACGAGAGCTTCTATATGGGCGAGGGCTACGTGGCCCGGCACTGCCCGCGCTACAACAACTGCTACGCGACGCACAGCCGCTCGCTGCAGAACGTCGAGGACTTCGACGCGGTGATCTTCCACGGGATCAACAACCAGCTCGACGTCATGGACGTGCCGGCGCAGAGGAGGCCCGAGCAGAGATACGTCTTCGTGGCGCTCGAGAGTCCGGCCAACCGGTACATCAGCGACGAGTTCGACGGCTGGTTCAACCTCACGATGACCTACCAGCTGGACAGCGACGTCGTCTGGACGTACGCGGACGTGGTGGCTCGCGAGGTGGCCGATTCACAAAGGAGCCAAGCCGAGGACGCGAGGCTGAGCAAGCTGATCAGGGGCAAGCGCAAGCTGGCCGTGTGGTACCGGAGCAACTGCGAAACGCGCAGCCGACGCGAGAGCTACGTGGAGGAGCTTGAGCGGTACGTACCCGTGGCCAAGTACGGCCAGTGCTCCGAGGAGCCCGGCTGCCCCAAGAACCAAGACTGCTTCAAGAGCGACGTCGAGCCCAACTACTTTTTCTATCTGTCCTTCGAGAATTCGCTCTGCAAGGACTACGTCACCGAGAAGTTTTTTAATGCTCTCAA ATACAACGTCGTTCCTGTGGTCTACGGCGGAGCTAACTACAGTCGCTTCGCCCCGCCGAAGTCGTACATCGACGCCTTAGATTTCGAGACACCGAAAGACTTGGCCGAGTATTTAGTGAGACTGTCTCGCAACGAGACCGAGTACAAGTCGTACTTCGACTGGAAGAGGCTCTACGGTTTGAGTCGCCCGACGAAACGGGTTGTCTGTGATCTGTGCGAGCTGCTCAACGCGGAGCAGTGGAGGAAGAAGTACACTATATCCAAGTGGTACAGCATAGAGAGCTGCCCGCTGCAGCGGCTGTTGAGCAAGCAGATATCGTCGGGCGGCCCGGATTACGCATCGAAAAAAACTTTATCATTCACCGATTTCCATTAG